A genomic stretch from Acinonyx jubatus isolate Ajub_Pintada_27869175 chromosome E2, VMU_Ajub_asm_v1.0, whole genome shotgun sequence includes:
- the LOC106974684 gene encoding LOW QUALITY PROTEIN: free fatty acid receptor 2-like (The sequence of the model RefSeq protein was modified relative to this genomic sequence to represent the inferred CDS: deleted 2 bases in 1 codon), with the protein MAPSPHSLGLLFVYVMYFLIGLPANLLALRAFVGRVRQPHPAPVHILLLSLTLADLLLLLLLPFKMVEAAYDFWPLGDVLCALTAYGFYSSIYYSTWLLAGISIERYRSVAFPVQYKLSRQPVDGVIASLISCLLSFGRCSIVVIVHYLPANKVGGEPTLPLCYDNFTQEQLAILLPVRLELCLTLFLIPMLVTIFCYWRFVRIMLSRPQVGTRKRWRAVALAAVTLFNFLVCFGPYNVSHVVGFLEGKSEKWRVYTVLLSALNACIDPLVFYFSSSVMRKALDRRLRSLQSWAASLAGRCRRKAGEAAAERGDESLDMANVGFTGD; encoded by the exons ATGGCCCCGAGTCCCCACAGCCTGGGACTTCTCTTTGTCTACgtaatgtattttctcattggtCTCCCTGCCAACCTCCTGGCCCTGCGGGCCTTCGTGGGGCGGGTCCGCCAGCCTCACCCTGCGCCCGTCCACATCCTCCTGCTCAGCCTGACGCTGGCGgacctcctgctgctgctgctgctgcccttcAAGATGGTTGAGGCCGCCTACGATTTCTGGCCCTTGGGGGATGTCCTCTGCGCCCTCACTGCTTACGGCTTCTACAGCAGCATCTACTACAGCACGTGGCTCCTGGCGGGCATCAGCATCGAGCGCTACCGCAGCGTGGCTTTCCCCGTGCAGTACAAGCTGTCCCGTCAACCCGTGGACGGAGTGATCGCCTCTCTGATCTCCTGCCTCTTGTCCTTCGGACGCTGCAGCATTGTGGTCATCGTCCATTACTTACCAGCCAACAAGGTCGGGGGTGAGCCAACG CTCCCTCTCTGCTATGACAACTTCACCCAAGAGCAACTGGCCATATTGCTTCCTGTGCGGCTAGAGCTGTGTCTCACCCTCTTCCTCATCCCCATGCTGGTCACCATCTTCTGCTACTGGCGCTTTGTGCGTATCATGCTCTCCAGACCCCAAGTGGGGACGCGGAAGCGCTGGAGAGCGGTGGCGCTGGCCGCCGTGACCCTCTTCAACTTCCTGGTCTGCTTTGGGCCCTACAATGTGTCTCACGTGGTGGGGTTCTTAGagggaaaaagtgaaaaatggcGGGTGTACACTGTGTTGCTCAGTGCTCTCAATGCTTGCATCGACCCcttggttttctatttctcctcctCAGTTATGCGCAAAGCCTTGGATAGGAGGCTACGGAGTCTGCAGAGCTGGGCTGCCTCGTTGGCAGGGCGCTGCAGGAGAAAAGCTGGAGAAGCCGCCGCAGAGAGAGGAGATGAGAGCTTGGATATGGCCAATGTCGGCTTCACAGGAGACTAA